In Kitasatospora sp. NA04385, a single genomic region encodes these proteins:
- a CDS encoding ABC transporter ATP-binding protein, with amino-acid sequence MSVLLRLDAVSKSYAHRPAVTDVTLEVRAGESVALVGESGSGKSTLARLALGLVRPDTGTVVFEGRDPARLRARADRAVRARLQFVPQHPRGSLNPALRSGDAVGFALRAHRVPRGERAERTAELFRQVGLAPELARRFPRELSGGQLQRVAVARALATGPALVVCDEPTSALDRDTQERLLDLLVELRERTGTAYLFVSHDLAAVARFAHRTLVLRTGRVVEEGRTDRLWTDPEHPYTRALLEASGPHVTLRAAKTLRTAERTAERAAERSAERTAERTAALTGARSAEPNDQNDKNEEPT; translated from the coding sequence ATGAGCGTCCTGTTGCGGCTCGACGCCGTCTCCAAGAGCTACGCCCACCGCCCCGCCGTCACCGACGTCACCCTGGAGGTGCGCGCGGGCGAGAGCGTCGCCCTGGTCGGGGAGTCCGGCTCCGGGAAGTCGACGCTGGCCCGGCTCGCCCTCGGACTGGTGCGCCCCGACACCGGGACGGTCGTCTTCGAGGGACGCGACCCCGCGCGCCTGCGGGCCCGCGCCGACCGGGCCGTCCGGGCCAGGCTCCAGTTCGTGCCGCAGCACCCCCGGGGCTCGCTGAACCCGGCGCTGCGCTCCGGCGACGCGGTCGGCTTCGCCCTGCGCGCCCACCGCGTCCCGCGCGGCGAACGCGCCGAGCGCACCGCCGAGTTGTTCCGCCAGGTGGGCCTCGCGCCGGAGCTGGCCCGCCGCTTCCCCCGGGAGCTCTCCGGCGGACAGCTGCAACGCGTCGCGGTGGCGCGGGCGTTGGCGACCGGCCCGGCCCTGGTGGTGTGCGACGAGCCGACCTCCGCGCTGGACCGCGACACCCAGGAGCGCCTGCTCGACCTGCTGGTCGAACTGCGCGAACGCACCGGCACCGCCTACCTGTTCGTCTCCCACGACCTCGCCGCGGTGGCCCGCTTCGCCCACCGCACGCTGGTGCTGCGCACCGGCCGCGTGGTCGAGGAGGGCCGCACCGACCGGCTGTGGACCGACCCCGAACACCCCTACACCCGCGCTCTGTTGGAGGCGTCCGGTCCGCACGTCACCCTCCGCGCCGCCAAGACCCTCCGCACCGCCGAACGCACCGCCGAACGCGCTGCCGAACGCAGTGCCGAGCGCACCGCCGAACGCACTGCCGCACTCACCGGCGCACGCAGCGCCGAACCGAACGACCAGAACGACAAGAACGAGGAACCGACATGA